A section of the Pochonia chlamydosporia 170 chromosome 2, whole genome shotgun sequence genome encodes:
- a CDS encoding pentafunctional polypeptide (AroM) (similar to Neosartorya fischeri NRRL 181 XP_001264384.1) encodes MSNVDMGSPQKISILGEETIIAEYGLWPEFVATDLVNHVQSSAYVLITDTNLHEIYVPSFRAWFESQQPAVGSRLLTYAIPPGEASKSRETKAEIEDWMLSQKCTRDTVIIALGGGVIGDMIGYVAATFMRGVRFVQVPTTLLAMVDSSIGGKTAIDTPMGKNLVGAFWQPRRIYIDLAFMQTLPAREFINGMAEVIKTAAIWNEDEFTVLEQSAADILACVRSKGTNRMLPIKDLLTRIVVGSARVKAEVVSADEREGGLRNLLNFGHSIGHAIEAILTPQLLHGEAVAIGMVREAELARFLGVLRPQAVSRLSKCIASYGLPTSLQDKRVIKLTAGKKCPVDVLLEKMAVDKKNDGNRKKIVLLSRIGKTFEPKASVVADTDIRTILSPSIRVTPGVPDKLKVTVTPPGSKSISNRALILAALGLGPCKIKNLLHSDDTEFMLSAIKQLGGATYSWHDAGEVLEVTGKGGRLSASEDDIYIGNAGTASRFLTTVLALCSPSPRRTSTVLTGNARMKLRPIGPLVDALRLNGVDIEYIEQEKSLPIRVLSAGGFRGGLIELAATVSSQYVSSILMAAPYAKNPVTLRLVGGKPISQPYIDMTISMMRSFGISVTKSTSETDTYHIPQGVYKNPAEYIIESDASSATYPLAIAAITGTTCTIPNIGSASLQGDARFATDVLRPMGCSVQQDEYSTTVTGPIVGQLKPLSHVDMEPMTDAFLTASVLAAVADGKTKITGIANQRVKECNRIAAMKDQLAKFGVTCAELEDGIEILGRGSSSVLAPKTGIHCYDDHRVAMSFSVLSVAAPGSSIITERECVGKTWPGWWDTLRQSFNLRLDGSDGAECETSHEPVEKVKARRSIFVIGMRGAGKTTAGRWMAKLLNWKFVDLDEELERRSGKSIPEIINSPRGWEGFRQDEFDLLRDVSEKMPEGYIFSCGGGIVETTKARELLQGHCSTGGVVVLVHRNTDQVIEYLMRDTTRPAYTTEIRQVYERRRPWYESCCNHIYYSPHSASRTGSSIIPDDFARFVAAVTSGNSHMETIDKRDESFFVSLTIPKIDENLDLISTACVGSDAVELRVDLLDNWAVEAITEQVSLLRLTSKIPIIFTVRTVSQGGRFPDAANEQRLGLYRLALRLGVEYLDAEVTSPDDILQELTETRRNTLIIASHHDPSGSLSWKNASWISFYNRALQYGDIIKLVGNAKSMEDNFDLAKFKSKMMSAQRTPIIAINMGALGKLSRILNGFLTPVSHQDLPFKAAPGQMSAAEIRQSRALLGQIKKREFYLFGCPISQSRSPALHNTLFNITGLPHEYHLHETSSTERLSELLRDESFGGASVTIPLKRDVMSLVDELTPAAKMIGAVNTIIPLDTSASSGHRQLLGDNTDWKGMVYTLTKANIPSAVKNETAVVIGSGGTSRAAIYALHFMGFDKIHIVGRDAQKVQKLASEFPSDYNICAITEQAQAREIAQSPSVIISTIPATQPIDDGVRNVMSSLLSLNMLSKTERVLLEMAYKPRHTQIMEMAERVGKWRCIPGLEVLASQGWYQFEAWTGIQPLYCQARHAVIGNDQ; translated from the exons ATGTCGAATGTCGATATGGGTTCTCCCCAGAAGATTTCCATCCTTGGCGAGGAGACTATTATTGCTGAGTATGGACTGTGGCCAGAATTCGTAGCAACGGATCTGGTCAATCACGTCCAATCATCGGCCTATGTCCTTATTACCGACACGAATCTTCACGAAATATATGTGCCGTCGTTCCGAGCCTGGTTTGAATCCCAACAGCCGGCTGTTGGCAGTCGGTTGCTCACGTACGCCATCCCTCCGGGCGAGGCGTCCAAGAGTCGGGAAACAAAAGCCGAGATTGAGGATTGGATGTTGTCTCAGAAATGTACTAGAGATACCGTCATCATTGCTCTTGGAGGCGGTGTCATAGGCGACATGATCGGCTACGTAGCCGCTACATTCATGCGAGGAGTGCGATTTGTCCAAGTACCAACGACtctgttggccatggtggatTCATCGATAGGCGGCAAAACAGCGATCGACACCCCGATGGGAAAGAATTTGGTTGGCGCAttctggcagccaagaaggatATATATCGATCTGGCTTTCATGCAAACCCTTCCTGCTCGCGAATTTATCAATGGAATGGCAGAAGTGATCAAAACGGCAGCCATTTGGAACGAAGATGAGTTTACGGTGTTGGAACAGTCGGCTGCAGATATTCTGGCATGCGTTCGTTCAAAGGGCACTAATCGCATGTTGCCTATCAAGGACCTTCTCACGCGTATTGTAGTTGGATCTGCACGAGTGAAGGCAGAAGTCGTGTCCGCTGACGAGCGAGAAGGCGGCCTGAGAAACCTGCTCAATTTCGGCCACTCCATTGGTCACGCCATTGAGGCTATTTTGACGCCTCAGCTGCTTCATGGCGAAGcagttgccattggcatggtCAGGGAGGCCGAACTAGCTCGATTTTTAGGTGTTTTGCGACCTCAAGCAGTGTCAAGGCTGTCTAAGTGCATTGCCTCATATGGACTGCCCACGTCACTTCAAGATAAAAGAGTAATTAAACTGACGGCAGGCAAAAAGTGCCCTGTCGATGTGCTCTTGGAAAAGATGGCAGTAGACAAGAAAAATGACGGCAATCGAAAGAAGATTGTCTTATTGTCTCGAATTGGAAAGACATTTGAGCCAAAGGCTAGCGTTGTCGCCGATACAGACATCCGAACTATTCTTTCCCCTTCAATCAGAGTCACCCCTGGCGTCCCTGACAAACTGAAAGTCACCGTGACACCACCTGGATCAAAAAGCATTTCTAATCGTGCGCTCATCCTTGCAGCGTTGGGCTTGGGGCCTTGCAAAATAAAAAATCTTCTACACTCCGACGACACTGAGTTTATGTTGTCAGCAATCAAACAACTTGGCGGAGCCACTTATTCTTGGCATGATGCTGGAGAGGTTCTGGAGGTAACAGGGAAGGGTGGTAGGCTGAGTGCAAGCGAAGATGATATTTACATCGGCAACGCCGGTACTGCTTCTCGATTCCTCACGACTGTCTTGGCGTTATGTTCCCCATCACCGAGGCGGACTTCGACGGTTTTAACGGGCAACGCCAGAATGAAACTGCGACCTATTGGTCCGCTCGTAGATGCCCTACGGCTAAATGGCGTGGACATTGAATACATCGAGCAGGAGAAGAGCCTACCCATTCGAGTTCTCTCCGCAGGAGGATTTCGAGGCGGACTCATCGAGTTAGCTGCAACAGTGTCGTCTCAGTACGTCTCATCGATTCTGATGGCTGCCCCTTATGCCAAAAATCCCGTTACTTTGCGACTGGTCGGCGGCAAGCCGATATCACAGCCATATATCGACATGACCATTTCGATGATGAGGAGCTTTGGAATATCCGTTACGAAGTCCACATCCGAAACGGATACATATCATATCCCTCAAGGTGTCTATAAAAACCCTGCTGAATATATCATTGAAAGCGACGCTAGCTCCGCCACGTACCCGTTGGCAATCGCAGCCATCACTGGAACTACCTGTACGATTCCGAATATTGGCTCGGCTTCCCTCCAGGGAGATGCCAGATTCGCGACAGATGTCCTCCGACCCATGGGGTGCTCTGTCCAACAAGATGAATATAGCACAACAGTTACCGGTCCAATTGTTGGACAACTGAAACCTCTTTCACATGTGGATATGGAACCAATGACAGACGCATTTCTCACCGCCTCGGTTCTAGCTGCAGTTGCTGATGGCAAAACCAAGATCACAGGCATCGCCAACCAGCGAGTTAAAGAATGCAACCGAATTGCAGCGATGAAGGATCAactggccaagtttggagTAACTTGTGCAGAGTTGGAAGACGGCATCGAAATTTTGGGCAGGGGCTCGTCCAGCGTACTAGCCCCGAAAACTGGTATCCACTGCTACGACGACCATCGCGTTGCCATGAGCTTCAGCGTCCTTTCTGTGGCGGCTCCTGGGTCGAGCATTATCACCGAAAGAGAGTGTGTTGGTAAAACCTGGCCAGGATGGTGGGATACCCTTCGACAATCTTTCAATTTGAGACTAGACGGTTCGGATGGAGCAGAGTGTGAGACCAGCCATGAACCTGtggagaaggtcaaggcaaGGCGTTCTATTTTCGTCATTGGTATGAGGGGTGCTGGAAAAACCACGGCCGGCAGATGGATGGCCAAGTTGCTCAATTGGAAGTTCGtcgacttggatgaagagcttgaaagACGGTCTGGAAAATCCATACCTGAAATAATCAACAGTCCCAGGGGATGGGAGGGCTTCCGCCAGGATGAATTTGATCTGCTGCGGGATGTTTCGGAGAAAATGCCTGAAGGCTACATATTTTCTTGTGGTGGCGGGATCGTGGAGACGACAAAGGCAAGAGAGTTGCTGCAAGGCCATTGTAGTACGGGCGGCGTCGTTGTTCTCGTCCATCGAAATACGGATCAAGTCATAGAATACCTTATGAGGGACACTACTCGACCAGCATACACGACGGAAATACGTCAAGTTTATGAGCGCCGCAGACCTTGGTACGAGTCGTGCTGTAACCATATTTATTATAGCCCGCATTCGGCGAGTCGCACTGGGAGCAGCATCATACCCGATGACTTCGCGAGATTCGTGGCGGCTGTTACCAGCGGTAACAGCCACATGGAAACCATTGACAAAAGAGACGAGAGCTTTTTCGTTTCGTTGACGATTCCCAAAATCGACGAGAATCTTGACCTAATTAGCACTGCCTGTGTCGGGTCAGATGCTGTTGAACTTCGCGTGGATCTCCTGGATAACTGGGCTGTTGAAGCCATAACAGAGCAAGTCTCATTGCTTCGATTGACTTCGAAAATTCCCATCATCTTTACTGTCAGGACCGTGTCACAAGGTGGCCGGTTCCCGGATGCCGCCAACGAACAGCGGCTAGGCCTTTATCGGTTGGCGTTGAGACTGGGCGTGGAATATCTAGACGCTGAAGTCACGTCACCTGATGACATTTTACAGGAGTTAACAGAGACCCGAAGAAACACTCTCATAATTGCTTCTCACCATGACCCAAGTGGATCGTTGTCCTGGAAGAATGCCTCATGGATTTCGTTCTACAATAGAGCTCTCCAGTATGGCGACATTATAAAGCTAGTGGGCAATGCCAAAAGCATGGAAGACAACTTTGATCTAGCCAAGTTCAAATCAAAAATGATGTCAGCTCAACGGACCCCaatcatcgccatcaacatgggCGCTTTAGGGAAACTCAGCCGCATTCTCAACGGGTTTTTAACACCAGTGTCACACCAAGACTTGCCATTCAAGGCAGCACCCGGCCAAATGTCAGCTGCTGAGATCAGACAGAGTCGTGCGCTTCTTGGTCAAATCAAAAAGCGAGAGTTCTATTTGTTTGGATGTCCCATCTCCCAGTCAAGGTCCCCAGCCCTTCACAAcactctcttcaacatcactgGATTGCCGCATGAATACCATCTTCATGAAACAAGCTCTACAGAGAGACTCAGCGAACTACTTCGTGACGAAAGTTTTGGCGGTGCTTCCGTGACCATCCCACTGAAGAGAGATGTAATGAGCTTAGTTGATGAGTTGACACCGGCGGCCAAGATGATTGGTGCCGTCAATACCATTATCCCTCTGGACACTAGCGCCTCGTCTGGACATCGCCAACTCTTAGGTGACAACACTGACTGGAAAGGTATGGTTTATACATTAACGAAGGCCAATATTCCCAGCGCAGTGAAAAACGAGACGGCAGTCGTGATTGGCTCTGGTGGCACATCACGCGCCGCAATCTATGCTCTGCATTTTATGGGATTTGACAAAATTCACATCGTTGGACGAGACGCACAAAAAGTTCAAAAACTCGCGTCAGAGTTTCCAAGTGACTACAATATCTGTGCAATTACGGAACAGGCTCAAGCGAGAGAAATAGCTCAATCTCCATCGGTGATCATTAGTACAATCCCTGCGACTCAACCGATTGACGATGGCGTACGGAATGTCATGTCTAGTCTGCTGTCATTGAACATGTTGTCCAAAACGGAGCGCGTTCTTCTGGAGATGGCGTATAAACCCCGACACACTCAAATCATGGAGATGGCTGAAAGGGTCGGCAAATGGAGGTGTATTCCTGGACTGGAGGTTCTTGCATCACAGGGCTGGTATCAG TTTGAAGCATGGACCGGCATCCAGCCCTTGTATTGTCAAGCACGTCATGCCGTAATTGGTAATGACCAGTAG